In the Fundulus heteroclitus isolate FHET01 unplaced genomic scaffold, MU-UCD_Fhet_4.1 scaffold_51, whole genome shotgun sequence genome, one interval contains:
- the si:dkeyp-115e12.6 gene encoding centromere protein F isoform X1 yields the protein MSWAEEDWTVGLSGRVLQKVKELQVLKERLSRENKQKQLQLDNTQTSLEKQTAKYEEVRGELQFVQRELQSVREDAGAAATSRERLTQDLHTKQAQVCSLEGQLDAARKHNNHLSQEIKRLEAELEKLQNSSRLADTTLFSTPCWSASSPWEHNVGSRQEERTGQRDEGQSRGHHLRQRLQFSDTPTPPVPRQQHKSTPPRHPSDQSDIFSTPSAAFPWEREDARPASRRRPASSPQVPTLEVLNQGPLERSPEAKVLKAETNGKQSVSTCCCPSPFVLIRPAHITVFILRKD from the exons ATGAGCTGGGCTGAGGAGGACTGGACGGTGGGCCTCTCTGGGAGGGTCCTGCAGAAGgtgaaggagctgcaggtcCTTAAGGAGCGACTGTCCAGAGAGAACAAGcagaagcagctgcagctggacAACACTCAAACCAGCCTTGAAAAGCAAACAGCGAAG TATGAGGAGGTCCGTGGGGAGCTGCAGTTTGTGCAGAGAGAGCTGCAGAGCGTCCGGGAAGATGCCGGGGCGGCCGCGACCAGCAGGGAGCGCCTGACCCAGGACCTTCACACCAAGCAGGCCCAAGTCTGCTCTCTGGAGGGGCAGCTGGATGCTGCCCGTAAGCACAACAACCACCTCAGCCAAGAAATCAAAAG GTTGGAAGCTGAGCTGGAAAAACTGCAGAACAGCAGCCGGCTGGCGGACACCACGCTGTTTTCCACACCctgctggagcgcatcctcaCCATGGGAACACAATG TAGGGAGCAGACAGGAAGAGAGAACCGGCCAGCGGGACGAGGGGCAGAGCCGGGGACATCATCTTCGA CAGCGGCTCCAGTTTTCAGACACGCCCACGCCTCCGGTGCCTCGACAGCAGCACAAGAGCACACCGCCCCGCCACCCATCTGACCAGTCAGACATCTTCTCCACACCCTCGGCCGCGTTTCCATGGGAACGAGAGGACGCCAGACCCGCATCCAGGAGACGACCCGCGTCTTCTCCTCAGGTGCCGACCCTCGAGGTCCTCAACCAAGGTCCGTTGGAGCGGAGTCCTGAAGCGAAGGTCCTCAAGGCGGAAACAAACGGTAAGCAAAGCGTGTCCACCTGCTGTTGTCCATCGCCCTTCGTTCTGATACGTCCCGCTCACATTACGGTCTTTATCCTAAGGAAAGATTAA
- the si:dkeyp-115e12.6 gene encoding centromere protein F isoform X2 → MSWAEEDWTVGLSGRVLQKVKELQVLKERLSRENKQKQLQLDNTQTSLEKQTAKYEEVRGELQFVQRELQSVREDAGAAATSRERLTQDLHTKQAQVCSLEGQLDAARKHNNHLSQEIKRLEAELEKLQNSSRLADTTLFSTPCWSASSPWEHNGSRQEERTGQRDEGQSRGHHLRQRLQFSDTPTPPVPRQQHKSTPPRHPSDQSDIFSTPSAAFPWEREDARPASRRRPASSPQVPTLEVLNQGPLERSPEAKVLKAETNGKQSVSTCCCPSPFVLIRPAHITVFILRKD, encoded by the exons ATGAGCTGGGCTGAGGAGGACTGGACGGTGGGCCTCTCTGGGAGGGTCCTGCAGAAGgtgaaggagctgcaggtcCTTAAGGAGCGACTGTCCAGAGAGAACAAGcagaagcagctgcagctggacAACACTCAAACCAGCCTTGAAAAGCAAACAGCGAAG TATGAGGAGGTCCGTGGGGAGCTGCAGTTTGTGCAGAGAGAGCTGCAGAGCGTCCGGGAAGATGCCGGGGCGGCCGCGACCAGCAGGGAGCGCCTGACCCAGGACCTTCACACCAAGCAGGCCCAAGTCTGCTCTCTGGAGGGGCAGCTGGATGCTGCCCGTAAGCACAACAACCACCTCAGCCAAGAAATCAAAAG GTTGGAAGCTGAGCTGGAAAAACTGCAGAACAGCAGCCGGCTGGCGGACACCACGCTGTTTTCCACACCctgctggagcgcatcctcaCCATGGGAACACAATG GGAGCAGACAGGAAGAGAGAACCGGCCAGCGGGACGAGGGGCAGAGCCGGGGACATCATCTTCGA CAGCGGCTCCAGTTTTCAGACACGCCCACGCCTCCGGTGCCTCGACAGCAGCACAAGAGCACACCGCCCCGCCACCCATCTGACCAGTCAGACATCTTCTCCACACCCTCGGCCGCGTTTCCATGGGAACGAGAGGACGCCAGACCCGCATCCAGGAGACGACCCGCGTCTTCTCCTCAGGTGCCGACCCTCGAGGTCCTCAACCAAGGTCCGTTGGAGCGGAGTCCTGAAGCGAAGGTCCTCAAGGCGGAAACAAACGGTAAGCAAAGCGTGTCCACCTGCTGTTGTCCATCGCCCTTCGTTCTGATACGTCCCGCTCACATTACGGTCTTTATCCTAAGGAAAGATTAA